One Esox lucius isolate fEsoLuc1 chromosome 1, fEsoLuc1.pri, whole genome shotgun sequence genomic region harbors:
- the tbcb gene encoding tubulin-folding cofactor B (The RefSeq protein has 2 substitutions, 1 frameshift compared to this genomic sequence), which produces MDSGITVITNPTVSVRLTSTISSFEANKRYNRGITIADFKGKLEMVVGTPASCMELQLFSPTDKFIQKLDDNEALLGSYPVDDDCKIHIIDRSGAQIGEFSDLSKVEKFEIPDEVYEKRTDSVRSFMKKQRVGRFNEEETAKKEAELATREAEEKAAAAAIAVGNRCQVNVVGLPIKIGTVMYVGTVDFKPGHWVGSEV; this is translated from the exons ATGGACAGCGGCATCACAGTGATAACCAACCCAACAGTCTCGGTGCGGCTGACAAGTACCATCAGCTCGTTCGAGGTGAATAAACGGTACAACAGGGGAATCACCATAGCCGATTTCAAG GGTAAATTAGAGATGGTTGTGGGTACCCCAGCCTCCTGCATGGAACTGCAGCTTTTCAGCCCCACTGATAAGTTCATACAGAAACTGGACGATAATGAGGCCCTGCTGGGTTCCTACCCTGTGGATGATGACTGCAAAATTCAC atcATCGATCGCAGTGGAGCACAAATCGGAGAGTTCAGTGATCTGTCGAAAGTGGAGAAATTTGAGATTCCTGATGAGGTCTATGAGAAGAGGACAG atTCTGTAAGGTCTTTCATGAAAAAACAGCGCGTTGGTCGTTTCAATGAAGAAGAGACTGCAAAGAAGGAGGCGGAGCTTGCTGCCCGGGAAGCTGAAGAGAaggctgctgctgctgcaaTTGCCGTTGGCAACCGTTGCCAAGTGAATGTTGTTGGGCTACCCATCAAGATTGGCACTGTGATGTATGTTG GTACAGTAGATTTCAAGCCAGGTCATTGGGTG AGTGAAGTATGA